In the Dehalococcoidia bacterium genome, TGGTGCTGTCCGCATTCACCTCGGGAATATTTTCCGGTACCTTATTGATAAACGGATTGGGATATGATTCTCTCAGCCGGTGCAAGACGTTTTCAACCAGGTTGTGAAGCTTGATGCTGCTGGCATGAAGCTCCAGCCTCCCTGCCTCGAAACGTGTGATCTCCAGCAGGTTTTCCAGCATGACGGCTAATGACTCCGCGCCTTCGGTGGCGGCATTTACCAGCTGGCGCATTTCTTCGGGCGAGACGCCTGCGGAAACGGCTGTTTTGAGCGAACCGATTATCACGGTGAGCGGTGTGCGCAACTCGTGTGACACCATGCCGACGAAGGTGTCCTTGAGGTCAGCCAATTTCTTGCGTTCAGTGATGTCCCGCACGTTGCACTGGATTACCGTGTCTCCGTCCACTCCATAGACGTTGCTGACAAATTCCACATCGATACGGCTGCCACCCTTTGTCTGCAAAGGGAGATTCTCATACCTGATATACGTTTTATCCTGTAGATTTTGGAATGCTTTCCGGCTGGCCTCAATATCTTTAACCGCTCCGATTTCCCAGAGTTTTTTACCCAGGAATTCCTCTTTGGAATATCCCAGCATGTTGATGAGGAAAGGGTTGACGTCGGTAATCTGGGCGGTTTTGGCATCAAGAAGCAGTATACCGTCCTGGGCGGTCTCGAACAGCCTGCGGTAACGCAGCTCTGAGGTTTCCAGACCATGTTCCATCTGTTTGCGTTCGGTGATGTCTTCGATGGCCAAGAGTATCGTTTGTGTCTTTTGCCCTTAGCTATGCATGCGGCGAGCGTTGAGAAGCAGAGTTCTCCGGCCCAGCGAATTGAACTCATGCTCGACCTCGAAGTTTTCGAAAAAGGTGTTTTTAGGCAGGAGTTCTTCAAGAAGGCGGCGCAGGGCTGGTATATCCCACTCGTGTTTGCTGATCTCGTAGATGAGCTGGCCTTCAGTCTCGCTGGGCGTCAAAGAGAACAACTTGTAGAAAAATGTGTTGGCGGATACCACTCTGAGGTCGGCATCTAGTACCAGCAGGCATTCGCGTATAGTCCCCAGAATACTCTCTGAAAATTTCAGGGCGGCCTGAAGCTCTTTCACTGACATCTTATTTACATTCTGTGATATTGTTGTTGGCATACGACTGGATGGCTCCACAGCCTTAATCCTCCTGGCGTATTCGGCCCCGGTTCGTCGCAGAGCCTCTCAAATTAAATATATAATAAGGGCAGGCATAAATCAACCGGTCTGCCCTTGTTTGTTTAGAACGTTATACTGAAATCCTGGTATCTTCCCGTATATTTGCCCCATGTCGGTGAGACGCTTTCCACCACGGCTCTGGGCGGTCCGCGTTTGACCATCTTCAAGAGTTCCTTCAGCTGGGCGCGCTCCCCTTCGGCTTCTATTTCCACCGTCCTGCCGCCGGGAAGGTTGCGCACATATCCGCCAAGGCTAAGCCTTTCGGCCTGCCGGCGCGTGTAATCGCGGAACATGACGCCCTGCACCTGGCCGGTGACGATCACTTTGAGTGCGGCTGGTTCAGCCATTACACACAGCGCCTCAGGATTCGGGTTCAGCTTCCTTGCGTTTCTTGCGCACCACTTCAACCACTACTGGGGGCGCTACTATCTCGTTGATCGCCTGTTTCTTGGCGCCCTTCTTGGGTTTCTTGCTTTCCTTGCGGTACATTTCGTGGCTACCCATACCTACCTCCTCAGATTTCGGTATTTAGTTTAGCAAAGCCCGATTCAATCTGTAAAGCTATCGCTCAGCTTTGCCAGCGCCAGCCTGGCGGCATCAGCCTCGGCCAGCTTCTTGCTGCGGCCGCAGCCCTGAGCCATAACTTCTTCGTGTATCAACACCTCGGCGGTGAAGCGCCTGTCATGGTCCGGGCCGGCGGTGTCGATGATGCGGTAGGACGGGGTTGTCTTGTAGCGCGACTGTGCCACCAGCTGAAACTCAGATTTATAATCTGTGTCCATCTCCCGGCGCAACTTCTCGATTTCCGGTTCCAGCACACGCAGAATAAAGTCACGGGCGCCCTCCCATCCCTGGTCCAGCATGACGGCAGCCGCCAGGGCTTCCATGGCGCCGGCCAGGTTGGTGGCTTTGGAACGTCCACCGCTTTTTTCCTCGCCTTTGCCCATGAAGAGGACTTCGCCCAGCCCGATGGTCCTGGCTACCGACGCCAGCGTGCTGCCCCGTACCAGCAGCGAGCGCCGGCGCGTCAGCTCGCCCTCTGCCAGATCGGGGTAGTCTTGATATAGCTTTCTAGCCAGCACCAGCCCAAGGAGGGCATCGCCGAGGAACTCCATACGTTCATTAGACGGCACAACGGGGTTTTCGTTGACATAAGAACTATGTGTCAGCGCCTCTTCAAGCAGGGAAATGTTTTTCCAATAGATCCCGATGGTCGATTGAAAGCTGTTCAGGTCCGGCAAATATATACCTCTCGATAGATAAAATAGACTCTTGCCAAGCGGGTGTCAACCATTAGAACTAAAAAATGGCTTTCTGCAGATAAATTTTTTAGTAACCGGAGTAAAAGCGGCGATTGCCTATGTTAAACCCAGATGCTATAATGCAAGATGCGCTGGGGAATCGTCTAGTGGTAGGACAGCGGACTCTGGCTCCGCCGGCGAGGGTTCGAATCCTTCTTCCCCAGCCAATCCCCCTTTATGCCTATTGACACCCCTGTCCATTCGGCATTATCATAAGCCAGTTATTGCGTGACAGCATATGAAGCATTTTAGCATTCTGGTAGCAGACGACGACGAGCGTATCCTTAATTTCTTGTGCGTGCGCCTCAAATCTGCTGGTTATGAGGTTTGTACGGCGGCCAACGGTATTCAGGCCGTAGACCACGTTCGCTCCAAAAATCCCGATCTGGTGATCCTCGACCTCATGATGCCTCAGATGGATGGACTGGAGGCTATGCGTGAGATACGCACCTTTGCCACCACTCCTGTCATAATGCTCACGGCGCGTGGCGAGGATGACGAGAAGATCCGTGGCCTGAAACTGGGCGCGGACGACTATCTGGCCAAACCATTCAACCCCGACGAGCTTGTGGCGCGAATAGAAGCTGTCAGGCGGCGCATAGAACCGCAGGATAAGCGCAAGACGCTTGATATTTTCATCCATGGCGATGTCAAAGTAGATTTCAAACAACATGTGGTGACGGTGGCCGGCGAAGAAAAATACCTCACGCGCATCGAGTGGCTCCTGCTCACCGAGCTGGTGCAGAGCGCCGGGCGTTTTATGACCTATGAAGAGATGCTCAGCCGCGTCTGGGGTTCGGAATACCAGGGGGATGTGCAGCTACTGCGCACCTGGATAAGCCGGTTGCGCTGCAAACTGGAAAAAAACCCCGGAAGTCCCCAACTCATCCGCACAATCCCCAAGTCAGGCTACATCATCCACCACGACACCACAGTTGCCAGCGAATAAGCATTGTCCCCCCGGAGCCAGCCTGCTCCGCTTTCTATAGCTCCAGCTCGAGTCTGCTGCTTGACTTCAACGCCTCTTTCAAGAGATAATAAAAATCGGTTCTGGCGCATTCGTCTAGAGGCCTAGGACGCGTCCCTCTCAAGGACGAGACCACGGGTTCGAATCCCGTATGCGCTACCAAACACTTGCAAAAATATGGCAGAATAGTCAAAAAGAAAGAGGGAGCTAGCAAAAGCTAGCTCCCTCTGCTATCCTGACTGAAGGGTAAGTCACTAGGTCGTCTGGTGTCCGGTAGCCGACTCTTCGGCATCCGCCAGTCCATAGCCAAAATATTTGTCCTTCCCCACCGTGCCGAGGTCATCCGCTGCCTGCTGGAGGATTTTTCTGACTTCATTAGCGAAGCCATATTTGCCGTCGCTATTCGTGGCTCGGCCAGAAGCAAAGACCAGGGCCGCGCTGCCGGCAACGTGCGGCGTCGCCATCGAGGTGCCGGAGAGCGTCGCATAACCACTACCCAGATAGGTAGATAAAATACTGACGCCCGGAGCCGCCAGCTCTATTTGCGAACCAAAGTTGGAGAACCAGGCCCGCTGGTCGGTCGAGTCAGTAGCCGCAACCGCAATCACGCTATTATACCTTGCCGGATAGATGACAGCGCCGGAGCCAGAATTCCCAGCCGCCGCCACCAGCAATACCCCAGCGGCATAAGCGTTGTCGCAGGCTGTCTTGACAGCCTTAGGCGCGCTAGTGGTGCCAAGGCTCATATTGGCCACATGCATACCTTTAGCCACTGCCCATTGCAGAGCGGCAATAACATCGCTCCAGTAGCCGGACCCACTGGCATTGAGGACTTTCAAAGCATAAAGGTCAGCCCCCGACGCTACCCCGACAACACCACTACCGTTCTGCTCTGCGGCGACAATCCCGGCCACATGCGTCCCGTGACCATTATCATCCAGCGGGTCAGCATCTTTATTCACAAAATCGTAGCCACCGGCATAGGCGGCAGCCAAGTCGGGGTGTGTGTAATCTATGCCGGTATCGATAATGCCTACCTTGACCCCAGCCCCTGTTGTCGTCCCCCATGCCTTTTCGGCATCAATCCGGTCAACACCCCATGCCGCTGTCACTTCCGGGTCCGAGCTATCTCCCAAACCTGTCGCATAAACCAGACCATCCTCTTCTACTGAGGCTACCCCGGGGATAGCACGCAATGAAGCAAGCACATGCGGTGGCACGGCAACCACCGCGCCGTTGATTAAGGACAATAAATCATATGAACCACCGAACCGATGCGCCAGCCCTTTAAGTGCCTCCTCGTTTATTGGGGTACCTTGTTGGAATGTGACAATAAACCGCTGCAATTTTCCATCAGCACCGGCTGCAGATGCTTGGCCGGTTGAGGTCAAGACCATAATCAGAACAAGCCCAAAAACTAGCCACAACTTCATTTTGGTACGCATTCCCACACCTCCCAGTTAGTTCTACTAAAATTATGGCACTCTAACCGGGGAAAATCAAGGGTGAGAACAGGCTTGAATACCAATCTTATCCCGTCTTCGACTTGCTCGTCATCTCAGAGGTTGGGGTTCTTCTTAGAGATAACCGTCGGTGCTTGCCGCAGAATCTACAGGAATGTGACAATGCGCTAGAAAGTGCAACATATCTGGTCTAGCGTCGATGGTCCAGTTGTTACTTCAAGGTTTGTTAACACACGCTTGTGATAGCAGAAAGTGGCATCTGGTACGATAACGATATATCAAGTACTCAAGCCGTCGCTTGTCTATCGTTCTTGAGTATACGCTCTGTATTTTCGGTATCAGTTCCTTCTTCACAAACGTCAGTTCAGAATGCTTCCAACGTGGGCTACCAAACACTTTTCCTTGTTTTTGCCAGCAAATTACTAACAGAGCGTTACTGCAACTTCGCGACCCTCGACTTAAAAAATGAGCTTGAAAAGCCAGGCAAAGACGTAACCAAGAATCAGGCATGCTGGGAAGGTGATAATCCAGGTGGCCACGATCTGACGGCTCACGCTCCAGTTCACCGCCGAGAGCCTCCTGGTGCTACCCACGCCCATGATGGCCGTGCCTATCGTATGAGTGGTGCTCAGGGGGATGCCAAAGTGGGAAGCAATCAGTATAGCCGTGCTGGCAGCGGTCTCAGCGGCAAATCCGTTCACCGGCTCAAGCCTTGTAATCTTTACTCCCATAGTTTTGATGATACGCCAGCCTCCAAGCGCCGTGCCGATGGCCATGACCGTGCCGCAGAGGAATACTACCCACAGGGGCACCTCGAAAGTGGGCAAGACGCCACCCAGGAAAAGCGCCAAAGCGAAGACGCCCATAAACTTCTGACCATCATTAGAGCCGTGGCTGAAAGCCATGAAACCAGCCGAGAATATCTGCAGACGCCCAAAAAGACGGTTAGTGGGAGTGCGATGGGCGCGGTGGAAGAGCCGGTAGATGAGAATCATGATGACAAATGCCAGCCCGAATCCCAGGATGGTGGACATACCGAGTCCGATTAGCACCTTGCGCCAACCCTCCCAGAGCAGAACAGACGGTCCAGCGGCGGCGAGTCCGGCTCCGGCAAGGCCCGCCAGCAGCTCGTGCGTTTCGCTCGTAGGGATACCGAATTTCCAGGCGGCGGTGGTCCAGACCACTACTGTCAACATCGCCGCGGCTACGACCTCGACGGTGATAATACTGGGGTCCACAATGCCCTTGCCGACGGTAGCAGCCACGGCCGTGCCGGTGACGAGCACCCCAGCCATGTTGAGAACCGCGGCCATGGCCACAGCCTTTGCCGGAGAAAGAACGCGTGTGCCAACCACGGTGGCGATGGCGTTGGCGGCATCGGTGAGGCCGTTGGTAAACTCTGCCGCCAGGACTAACAATATTGTGATCGCCAGCAAAATTGTCACGCTAGGCCGCCTTCAGGGCGATGCCCTCAAGAATATTGGCCACGTCTTCGCAGCGGTCGATGGCACTCTCCATGTGCTCGTATATTTCTCTCCATTTGATGATGTAGGTGGCGTCCCGCCCGGTATCGAATATCTCGGCAAGCGCCTGCCGGTAACTGCGGTCCCCCTCGTTTTCAAGACGGTTAATCTCAATGCAGGTTTCCAGCACCCGATGGGCTTCGGCTCTCTGGTGCATCAGCGGCATGGCCATTTCTATTTCCTTCGTGGCCTTGACAAGTATGGCAGCAAGCTCCCCAGCACGAGCAGTAGGAGCCTCCACCTGATATATATACATGGCCTCCACGGCGGCGTGGATGAAGTCCACCACGTCATCTATGGTATGGGCCATAAGTGTGATATCCTCCCTTTCCAGGGGAGTGATGAAGCTGCGGTGAAGGAGTGTCGCAATAGCATGTGTAATGCTGTCGCCCGTATGCTCGAGGTTGTTGATAGCCTCCACCTTGCGCGGGATGTCTTTCCAGTCAGAGACCAATTCCTGGAAAGCCAGAGCTGTGGCCACCAGATTGTGGGCGCTCCGATCGAAAAGGATGAAAAACTGTTTTTCCTGAGGTACTAACGCTATCTTCATGTCCCTAGCATAGCGCTGGGCCTTTAAGGGAGAATTAAGGGGATGTTAAAGATATGTTAAA is a window encoding:
- the rnc gene encoding ribonuclease III; translated protein: MYLPDLNSFQSTIGIYWKNISLLEEALTHSSYVNENPVVPSNERMEFLGDALLGLVLARKLYQDYPDLAEGELTRRRSLLVRGSTLASVARTIGLGEVLFMGKGEEKSGGRSKATNLAGAMEALAAAVMLDQGWEGARDFILRVLEPEIEKLRREMDTDYKSEFQLVAQSRYKTTPSYRIIDTAGPDHDRRFTAEVLIHEEVMAQGCGRSKKLAEADAARLALAKLSDSFTD
- a CDS encoding PAS domain-containing sensor histidine kinase, yielding MAIEDITERKQMEHGLETSELRYRRLFETAQDGILLLDAKTAQITDVNPFLINMLGYSKEEFLGKKLWEIGAVKDIEASRKAFQNLQDKTYIRYENLPLQTKGGSRIDVEFVSNVYGVDGDTVIQCNVRDITERKKLADLKDTFVGMVSHELRTPLTVIIGSLKTAVSAGVSPEEMRQLVNAATEGAESLAVMLENLLEITRFEAGRLELHASSIKLHNLVENVLHRLRESYPNPFINKVPENIPEVNADSTRLERIVYNLAENAAKYSPKNQEVSVSARIENSTIAVSVTDRGSGMSAEEICMIFEPFERLQQKTGSIKGIGLGLVVCKRLVEAHGGRIGVQSQEGKGSTFTFTLPLHIG
- a CDS encoding acylphosphatase (catalyzes the hydrolysis of acylphosphate), which codes for MAEPAALKVIVTGQVQGVMFRDYTRRQAERLSLGGYVRNLPGGRTVEIEAEGERAQLKELLKMVKRGPPRAVVESVSPTWGKYTGRYQDFSITF
- a CDS encoding peptidase S8 produces the protein MRTKMKLWLVFGLVLIMVLTSTGQASAAGADGKLQRFIVTFQQGTPINEEALKGLAHRFGGSYDLLSLINGAVVAVPPHVLASLRAIPGVASVEEDGLVYATGLGDSSDPEVTAAWGVDRIDAEKAWGTTTGAGVKVGIIDTGIDYTHPDLAAAYAGGYDFVNKDADPLDDNGHGTHVAGIVAAEQNGSGVVGVASGADLYALKVLNASGSGYWSDVIAALQWAVAKGMHVANMSLGTTSAPKAVKTACDNAYAAGVLLVAAAGNSGSGAVIYPARYNSVIAVAATDSTDQRAWFSNFGSQIELAAPGVSILSTYLGSGYATLSGTSMATPHVAGSAALVFASGRATNSDGKYGFANEVRKILQQAADDLGTVGKDKYFGYGLADAEESATGHQTT
- a CDS encoding DNA-binding response regulator produces the protein MKHFSILVADDDERILNFLCVRLKSAGYEVCTAANGIQAVDHVRSKNPDLVILDLMMPQMDGLEAMREIRTFATTPVIMLTARGEDDEKIRGLKLGADDYLAKPFNPDELVARIEAVRRRIEPQDKRKTLDIFIHGDVKVDFKQHVVTVAGEEKYLTRIEWLLLTELVQSAGRFMTYEEMLSRVWGSEYQGDVQLLRTWISRLRCKLEKNPGSPQLIRTIPKSGYIIHHDTTVASE
- a CDS encoding anion permease translates to MTILLAITILLVLAAEFTNGLTDAANAIATVVGTRVLSPAKAVAMAAVLNMAGVLVTGTAVAATVGKGIVDPSIITVEVVAAAMLTVVVWTTAAWKFGIPTSETHELLAGLAGAGLAAAGPSVLLWEGWRKVLIGLGMSTILGFGLAFVIMILIYRLFHRAHRTPTNRLFGRLQIFSAGFMAFSHGSNDGQKFMGVFALALFLGGVLPTFEVPLWVVFLCGTVMAIGTALGGWRIIKTMGVKITRLEPVNGFAAETAASTAILIASHFGIPLSTTHTIGTAIMGVGSTRRLSAVNWSVSRQIVATWIITFPACLILGYVFAWLFKLIF
- a CDS encoding DUF47 domain-containing protein, yielding MKIALVPQEKQFFILFDRSAHNLVATALAFQELVSDWKDIPRKVEAINNLEHTGDSITHAIATLLHRSFITPLEREDITLMAHTIDDVVDFIHAAVEAMYIYQVEAPTARAGELAAILVKATKEIEMAMPLMHQRAEAHRVLETCIEINRLENEGDRSYRQALAEIFDTGRDATYIIKWREIYEHMESAIDRCEDVANILEGIALKAA